The DNA segment GAAAACACTGAGCCCAGAAGAGAAAGTTAGAGGCTGGGCGGTTTGAACCTTCCTCTAAAAGAAAAGGTTGCTCTCTACTCCTTGCGTTAACTCTTCCGGTGCCTGAAAGGCTGAGgcctttcaaaagaaaaaaaaggaacagtgGTCCCACTCTGGACCGATAGAGTGGAGTGCCCGCCTCCTGGTGCAGCAGCATCAATGATAGATGGAGAGTCACTTGTCACAGGGCTGTGGGCGGGGGCCAGGCCCCGCGAGGGCCGCGGGACCGGAGGGTGAGCGCGGCTAAGCGCAGGCTCAGAGGAGACAGCCTGCAGGAGGTGATGGTCAAAGACCCTGGGAGAAGGTGGCCAGTGGGAGGAAAGGCAGTCACTTGGAGACGAGGCAAAGCTGCAGATGGTGGATTCTGGAGGTGACAGCAAGGAGAGCACACAACTGCGAGGGGTGGCTGAAGCTTCTGTGCGAACACCGGCCGGGTGCGAGCTAGGAAAGGAGGGCAGCGCGCCGGCGCCGCCGGAGGGTCCCACCTGGGCGGGGGTTGCCATGTCTCGAGAGCGGCACTCCCGCACCGACATCCCCCGCAACCTGAGCTTCATCGCCTCGCTGACGGAGCGCGCCTACTACCTCAGCCAGCGGCCCAGCCTCGAGGAGGAGCCAGAGGAGGAAccaagggagggagggacgcGTCTCGGGGCCCGATCTCGAGCTCCAGGTCCGAGTCGGGGGCGCCGGGCTCGTTCTGCGCCCGCCGGAGGCGGCGGGACTCGGGCGCTCCGCAACCACAGCCCCGATACCCGTAAGAGAGTGCGTTTCGCTGACGCGCTGGGGCTGGAGCTGGCAGCCGTGCGCCGCTTCCGCCCGGGAGAGCTGCCCCGGGTGCCCCGCCACGTGCAGGTCCAGCTGCAGAGGGACGCCCTCCGCCACTTCGCGCCGTGCCAGCCCCGCGCCCGAGGCCTCCAGGTAGGCGGCAGAGGCACTCCGCTTCCCCAGGACTTCCTCAGCTTGGCCTCGGCGGGCGTGTGGGAGTGGATTTACCTAGAAGCACCCATCTCCATCCCCAACCCTGGGCTTGCTCTCGCTCACCCACTTTGGGGTTCCCTTTGGCGAGTTCCCTAGGCCACTCTCCCTGCTACCCCCGACTGCCCCGACGCCAGGGTCGGCCTCCGATTGGTCCAGTGCCTCGCCCTGACCCCGCCCCCATTCTTCCCccgcccctctccttccccctgctCCCTCTTCCCAGCTCCTCCTTTCCCTACAGGAGGCGCGCGCCGCCCTGGAGCCGGCCAGCGAACCCGGTTTCGCCGCCCGCTTGCAGGCCCAGCGCATCTGCCTGGAACGCGTCGAGGCGGGCCCGCTGGGCGTGGCCGGGAGCGCGCGCGTGCTGGACCTGGCCTACGAGAAGCGCGTGAGCGTGCGCTGGAGTGCAGACGGCTGGCGGAGCCAAAGAGAGGCGCCCGCCGCCTAtgccggcccggccccgcccccgccgcgcgccGACCGCTTCTCCTTCCGCCTACCGGCGCCACCCATTGGAGGTTCC comes from the Budorcas taxicolor isolate Tak-1 chromosome 10, Takin1.1, whole genome shotgun sequence genome and includes:
- the PPP1R3E gene encoding protein phosphatase 1 regulatory subunit 3E, which gives rise to MSRERHSRTDIPRNLSFIASLTERAYYLSQRPSLEEEPEEEPREGGTRLGARSRAPGPSRGRRARSAPAGGGGTRALRNHSPDTRKRVRFADALGLELAAVRRFRPGELPRVPRHVQVQLQRDALRHFAPCQPRARGLQEARAALEPASEPGFAARLQAQRICLERVEAGPLGVAGSARVLDLAYEKRVSVRWSADGWRSQREAPAAYAGPAPPPPRADRFSFRLPAPPIGGSLLFALRYRVTGREFWDNNGGRDYALRGPEHPGSGGNPEPLGWIHFI